In Montipora capricornis isolate CH-2021 chromosome 4, ASM3666992v2, whole genome shotgun sequence, the DNA window GGGTACGTACAAAATGAATTTCTCTCATTAATATCGATCGATGACGTTACACGAATTTCTATTGCAAAAACTCAACACAAGTCATCCTTTCTACGGAtcaaaaaaaatgaagaagatTGGTTGGAAACCATAGTGtgtgaaaaagataaaaaatgttatttctgtcAAAAGACTCAAACTCTCTATGAGGAAATGATGAACAAAACACTTTAGGTTTATAGCTATCAGATTTTTAGTGACGATAACGACAGATTAACCTTTACTTATGGCAGCAAGTCTAGATTAAAATTTCAGATTTAATGACCAAGATATCAGATTATAGATTTTttgtactcttttttttttattcatcataaataaacaacatattCAATCAAGTGTGAAAAAGCTTTTCAAtctcctttttaaaatttattccatGTCTAGCTCCAAACTCCATCCACGATTTTCTTCCAGGTAAATTGTCAATTGCTTTTACCATCTCTTCATCcgctttccattttttttttgatgtcTGCACTGGCATTTGCATATCCGATATCATGTTTTTTTAGCAATTCTATCCAATCTATTTATTCCTTCTTGACCCAATGCCAATAGTTTTTCAGATGAGTACCAGGACCAAGAAACTGATAACCGGGTGGGTGAAATTCAATCCCCGTCTTAGCTATCCATGTTTGAATATCAAATCCATTTCCTTTCTGTTTTCGATTTCCGTTTATCAATTGTTCATATCTACTCAACACACCATTATCCCCTTTATATCCATTATTTGGTAACAACCCACCATAATTCCGACTCCATACAATACCACCGGTTTGTTTctgaaaaacactttttctttttccacatTCATCACATTTAAAAATAGAATAAGATGTACCCAATTTTGTCACCCCTCGCCGAAGAAAATTTTCAGACGTATGTTTACGACACGAAAGACAATAACTCttcattcttttctttcctGATTTTAATGTTCACCATGAGAAAGGATGGTCAGTAATGAAAGAAATCATGCCAATAACCAAATATAAGATCCATATAACCTTGAAATTGTTTCCACCTCTTACAACTTTGACACGAATAAACTCTAAATTCTATCCCTGTTTTAGTCTTCTTAACTCCAACGAATTCAGAATGTGTGTAACGATTACAACGAACACAAATAGACAAATTCTTCATCGTTTCTAAAACACAGTATCTTCTCCTTGTTCTCTTTCTCCTTTGAAGTGATAATGTCCGTCGTAAAATTCAAATGTCAATTGACTCACAAAAGGTTCGGCCGTTAAAAATCTTCCTCTAGGACAACAAGCTCTGTTAATTCCCTCGCTTCTGGAATTCGGTCGTGGACAAATCTGAAAACGTAAAACGGAAAACGTCAACTCTAGATATTTATTATGTAGGGATGGTGTGTTCTGTATTATTTTTCTGATAAAATCAACAACTTACCACCGAATGAATGTTGCAAACTTTTAATGTCTCCAATTCATCTATTATATCAGACTCGTCATGTGAGGGACAAGAGACGTCAACCACTGCTTAACTTTTTCATAACTTCTTTTTTCTGTATTAACCATCTTAAGACCTCATAAAAGGAAATGATTATGATGTCTCTCTCTTACAACTCAACCCAGGGGACAGCCAAAGTGAAGACAAAAAAATCTCTCGACCAGTTCATATGATCCTTTTTTTTACGAGGTCAGACAACTTAAGATAATTAATCTACTACACATGAACGGATATAGACATAAATCAACACGATTGAATGTCAACTTACCCATACTGTTGTTTAAGCTGACTTTCAAGCGCTTTGATgtctatttcattttattttaattatttttatttttaaaataaaacaataccTCATAAAGGAAATCATTATGACTTCGCTCATCCTACTACTCAACCCAGATGACAACTAAAAGTGAGGACATAGTCTTTGCAGTTCATATGATCCTTTTTAAGAGGTCAGACTTTATTATTCTATGATAATTTTAAAACCATATACTTTCTCCTTTTTTATTCTAAATGTAGtcgaaaaaacaacaacaacaacaaaggtaATAGAAGTCAGATAAATTttatctttctctttcttctcttgccttcattgtttttttcgacTTCTATTTTTAATGGAATCGATGAAGAACAAGTCATCACACTGCCTATTCTTCCAAAAGACGACCTCTAAAATGAGGACTATCTCTTATATCTGagatttcaataaatatttatctttgtttctcTCATTGTTGATGATATTGGTTACTGGAGCGATCGCTtggattcttttattttatccaaGCAATCACTCCAGGCAACCAATGTGATCAAATCAacacaaaattaaaatattcataaTATCTTCCTAAATCTTCAAAATTAAgttaaacaaaacaacaaatagGCCAAGAAGAACACTGTAAGTTTATCTTCATGTCTTTCGTCTTTGTCTACTTGTTTCCGACTTCTGGACATCGATAACTCgtaattcaattttattctatAATTAAACCCGATAAgagacaataaaaaaaaataatataggTCGAAATGGAAAGTTGATTCTTTTTATTCCTACGACTTTTACTTCGGTCTGTATTAATTTCTTCAAAACACCGATCATACAAACATTAGTAGGTTTAACGGGTTAATACAATATCAATCCTATAACCAACTTTATGCTTTACATGTAGCCTTTGGATCTACTATACCTTCTCCATCTTTCCGGTCCTGACGAAAATGAAAGCAAAGTCAAAAAACAAATATTCCAAGGAGAAGCCGATAACTTTATCTTTTCGTCTCCTTCTTGGTCTAATTGTTTCGACTTTTGGATACTATCATCTGAATCACAACATTCCGCCATCTTCCCCGCCAAAGTCCAATTTTCGCCCCAATTAGCATAAAAAGTGTACAATCTGACCCCCTATACTACTACTACGCGCACTCAGTAACTGGTTTTGACGCCATCCCGTACATTCAAGAGGTTTCGAAAACTACCAAGAGAGTCTTGAGTAGCTACAATGTTAAAGTTGGCCAAAAACTTTTCAGACGCAAGCCATATTTTTGCTAAACCTTAGGATGCTGTACTGAGTAAACAAAGAACAGATGCCATTTCCGCTATCCTGTGCGACGACTGTGATGAGTAAATCGGATCCGCAGACCAAACGTCAGTTTGGGATCCGTTTGAAATGTACTATGCATTACATATTGTGGTTACTGATTCAGGGACTGCGCAGAGGGAGGGGCTGGGGGGCTTTAgccccccccccacttttttgcaagaataaaaataaattaaacaaaaaataatttaacaaaaGTAACGGagtgaaaaatagcaaaaaatcgTTCATTAGAAAGTGACCAGAGTTACTGGCAAAGACAAATGTGCAGATAAATAGACAGAATGAAGTATTAGTCGTTACAattgtaatatatttttttgcatttaaccTAGCAGAGGTAAACGTCTTTTAAATAGCATTTTTTTCCTGCGGACCTCTCAGGAAAACGCGTTGTTTCGTAATTGGTCAATTTCGATCCAAAGTAATAACTGGGTTTAGTTTATAAGGCGATTCTcaaacaaatttttttattactttcaACCTTGATTTTTGGAAGATCATGAAGTTATTGTTTCTCTTGTTATTGTGCGTCCTGATTTTAGCTCGATCAGTGCAAAGTCCGTCTTTTGATGTCAGGCTTCACAGCTCGTCGAGCAGTCCAATTGCAAGTTTTGTTGAACACGCTCTGTTTATAAAAACACTTTGTCATAGAAAGTATTTAAACCGCAGAATTGTGTATAGCTCTGGTCATCAAGGAACATTCAATCCGGCGGTTATTACGAACATAGAAGTGCACATGGTACACGGCAACATAAATACGAACGACGAGACTTCACATACCACTGGTAATGCGAAGAAGAGATCTCTTAAaatttctgattacttttcCAAACAAAATGGAAAAGGTTCTTTATCTGGTGAGTAAACTCTGCATAATTTTTGCTACTTTTTTCTGATTCTGTTCTATAATTGAATTATTTCCAGTCACTTTTTCATGTgacatagtttttaaaatattggtCTAATAATGTTTCATTTACATTCTTTAAAAGAACCTCCACCCAAAAGAATGTGCGAAACAATCAACTTCACTAGTAAAGTAGAAGCCACAATATCCAGTCAAGAGTTGCAGCCTCCTCTAATCCAATCACAAGTTGATCAGTCGACAGCCAGTGAAGTGGTAGAGATGAAAATAACGGAACCATTCCAACCTGCGGATTTCAACTTTCCAAAAAAGCATTATGGCAAACAGAATCGGGCATTTCAATCCAAGTGGTTTTCGGAGTTTCCCTGGCTACACTTTAATGAGCAAAGCGATCCTGTGTTGTGTTTCACTTGCAtgcaacaaaatgcaaaatcaaaTCTTCGAGCTGCCAGAAGTAAGGAAGTCTGCTTTATTTCTAAAGGGTTTTCAAACTGGAAAAAGGCGTTAGCGCGATTCAAGGAGCATCAAGTGTCTGAATGCCACAAAATAGCCATTGACTATGAAACAAACCTTTCCTGCGGAAATGTGTGGGAAATGTCCAGTGATGCAGCAAAAAAGATAATAGAGTCTAACCGTATATGCTTCATCAAAGTCATTGAATGTTTGCAGTATCTTGCCCGGCAAGGACAGGCTATGCAGGGTGATACCGATGATGAATCAAACTTTATTCAGTTACTTAAACTAAGAGGGAAAGACCAGCCTCTTCTCTTAAAATGGTTAGAGAGGAAAGAAGACAGATACACCTCACACGATATTCAAAATGAAGTAATTGCCATCATAGCGAATCATGTCATCCGTGATCTGGTATCGGAAATCAGGGGTGGCGTTTTCTCAATCATATGCAACAAGTACACAGATATCAGTAACAAGGAACAACTAACCATCTGCATTCGATGGGTTGACAAAGAGCTAATTAGAGGCCCACGAAGATTTCCTCGGGTACCTGACATCGGCGCGAAGACTATAGTGTCGGCTATAAAACTACAGTTAACATTAGTTAATTGTAGGGGACAATGCTATGATGGGGCCAGCAACATGATGGGACATAAAACTGGTGTGGCTAAAAGAATCCAGGACCTCCAACCAAAGGCTTATCCTACTCACTGTCATGGACACTACTCACTCAGCCTAAGTGTAAAGGACACCACGAAAAACTGTAAGTTGTTATCAGACTCATGGACACAGCAAAAGAAATCGTTTCCCTCATAAAGTTTTCACCAAAACGAGAAAATCTCCTGggggaaataaaagaaaacctaGAAGGCCCTGAATCTGAAGCCAAGGGCATACTTGGCCTTTGCCCCACTAGATGGACAGTACGCGCAAGCTGTTTTCGGCAAATCCTAGACAATTATACAGCTCTTCTTCAGGAGTGGACAATTTCCCTTGATGAGAAACTCCAGTCCAATATACGTGGCTGAATCATTGGATGCCAAGCGCAAATGAACACTTTTGACTTTTGATGAACGCTATTGACCAGCGGTTTGACCAGCCAAGCTTTGATACATATGCAAAGATGGAGTCTCTCTTAATAATTAAAAGACCCTCAATTCGCAGGACAAATCCGAAGAGCTGAAGTTTATGGAAAAACTGTACAACGATAATgttaatattttattgttaaccgCCCAGATGGAAATTTTACAAGTGCTGCTGAAGGATggtgattatttttgttttgacgaGATCATAGTAAAAATTAAAGAGCTACCCAACCCAGAACGGGAAATGATAAAAGAAGTTATCACGTTATGTAAGCTGATTCTCGTAAATCCAGCAACCAGTGCAGCGGGTGAAAGATCTTTTTCGACcggggtcacctcgcagctcttacaaggtctcacctgattggagaccacccttgaggtttaacaaaagaacaaataacacaaacaatggaccctaggcctaaaacaaaagggccattgtttctgttatttgttcttttgttaaacctcaagggtggtctctaatcaggtgagaccttgtaagagctgcgaggctaccgttCGACTGCCCGGAGGCTAAAAACATGGCTCCGTTCAAGAATGAACCAGGAACGATTTAGTAACCTGACAGTTTTAAACATACACAAAGAAAGAACGGACAGGCTTTCCACCATTGACATCGTAAACCAATTTACCGACCGCAACACAAACACAAAGCGTAATTTTGGCACTTTTCGAGTAAATGATGTACAGTAACTTtaatataaatataatattttgaatgaataattaaacaattattgaactcggcTTTCGTATGATATGAAGATATACAGATCtcggagggtgttatccaccggGCTCAAGCCTTTGGCTTTGGCGGATAACCCCCTCGATCTGCATAAATCTTCATATCATACTCAGCCTCGCGTAATAATTGCTCAGTAATTATACAGCGTTGAGTTCAAGGCAGCTCAAGCAAAATCGTTGGATTTCTGGCTTATTTATAGTAATTAAAGGTTGATATCAGTAGTATAACATAATAATCTATGATATTTCAATTTAGTGATGGTGAATTTTCAGACCAGATAGCAACATCACTGAAGATGTGGAAAAAAATCAATAGTTTTATAGTTTTAATAGCATTCTCCGTCACTTTAGAGAAATTGAATAGCAACCCACAAGCAtgcccc includes these proteins:
- the LOC138046264 gene encoding LOW QUALITY PROTEIN: uncharacterized protein (The sequence of the model RefSeq protein was modified relative to this genomic sequence to represent the inferred CDS: deleted 2 bases in 1 codon; substituted 1 base at 1 genomic stop codon), whose translation is MNAIDQRFDQPSFDTYAKMESLLIXKTLNSQDKSEELKFMEKLYNDNVNILLLTAQMEILQVLLKDGDYFCFDEIIVKIKELPNPEREMIKEVITLCKLILVNPATSAAGERSFSTGLRGYRSTARRLKTWLRSRMNQERFSNLTVLNIHKERTDRLSTIDIVNQFTDRNTNTKRNFGTFRVNDVQ